The following coding sequences are from one Deltaproteobacteria bacterium window:
- a CDS encoding DUF4411 family protein, which yields MAYLLDADVFIRAKNLHYGFDFCPAFWEWLVERNGDGGVFSVEKVGDEVKAIADELSTWAATRGTGFFLRPDASVSPSLAAVSTWASGQRYEASAVSTFLQVADYYLVSQAHAGRHTVVTHEVPAASTRKIKIPDACIGLGIKCMTPYEMLRVERARFVLGTGAVP from the coding sequence ATGGCCTACCTCCTCGATGCCGACGTCTTCATACGGGCCAAGAACCTCCACTACGGGTTCGACTTCTGCCCGGCGTTCTGGGAGTGGCTCGTCGAGCGCAATGGGGACGGTGGGGTGTTCAGCGTCGAGAAGGTCGGGGACGAGGTGAAGGCGATCGCCGACGAGCTTTCGACCTGGGCTGCGACCCGAGGCACCGGCTTTTTCCTGCGCCCGGACGCCAGCGTGTCCCCGTCTCTCGCCGCGGTCAGCACTTGGGCTTCGGGGCAGCGCTACGAGGCTTCGGCGGTGAGCACTTTCCTCCAGGTGGCCGACTACTACCTCGTGTCGCAGGCACACGCGGGGCGCCATACCGTTGTGACGCATGAGGTGCCTGCCGCTTCGACGCGCAAGATCAAGATTCCGGATGCCTGCATCGGCCTTGGGATCAAGTGCATGACGCCCTACGAAATGCTCCGCGTCGAGCGCGCACGATTCGTTCTGGGA